The following DNA comes from Fusarium verticillioides 7600 chromosome 9, whole genome shotgun sequence.
ATGGCTCTTTACTGGACAATCgtggttttttttttttaggTTTCTATCGTTGACTTGGACAAGTTGGCTTCGAGTAAGGCATGGCATTTTCGACAATGGCAATATGTGTTTGGTTTAGGGACAGGCTGCGTAATAGTTACACGGTATATTCATGGACAATAAATGCAAGTACTTTATACCCATTAACTAGCAGACTAGGTATCCATAATCCATAGTCTTTGGCCCTATGTTATACTTCGACTTTGGCAACACAAGTTCCTGGCTTCGACTGTTGAAGGATATATCATGGCACATGGAGAACGAATATAGAATTTGAGGACAGGGAGCTTTCCGAACCCAATGCCGATTGCTTTCATTATGCAGGCAAAATAGTCAGTTTGAAGACTCGCCATTTCCCGGTTCAAGATAAATAGCGAATATATGCATCCTGCCCTTGCGCTCATACCCTTACAATAAAAATACACGTTCGAAGTGCACCTCTCGATTCAACTGCGTTCATTCCGCCCCAACGCCGTCCTTCCATCCAATGGGTATTAGAGCAGCTGCTACGTTCGAAACGCCTCGTTCTGTGGCCAACAAGTTGAACTGCGCAGCTGCATTTCTCGTGTCTAGAATTTCGATTCGCATACCGAGTTCCGATATAAGTCGTCTCGTTTCGGGTGCCAATGGCATAATAGATGGGCCGACcccgatgatgagaagatctGTGACTTAATTAGCAAAGAGCATTCTCCTCAAAGGTGCGAAAGATGCCATGACGCAAGTGACGAGGATAAAAACATACCAGGTCGGGGCCATAATAGATCAAATAGCGCAAAGGCCTTTGGTGGTAGCTCAAACTggcccttgttgttgacaagattCATTGAGCCTTTGGCCTCCCACGGACGCCAGTTGAACACCTCGccatcaaccaacaaaacGCCGTTGCCGCCCGTCACAGTGATGCCGCTGTTCAGTCCAAATCCatcatacatacacacaTCGACCGAAGTCGAAGGCGCTGGAGTATTGCCGAGCACGTCGAGTTCTGCAAAGTCGGTCGGGGGAGGCTGCGCTGGTGGCTGTTGATCCTTTCTCCGGCTCGGAAGGGTGTGGAAAAGTCGGCGACTTGATgtagaagcttgagaacgagGTGAGACTGTCGAGGTGGTGGCTCTGAAAACCGTAGTCGCGGATCTAGGTCGCGGCGTCTGGACGAGAGCTTGGCACACTGCTCGTTGTGCGCTGCAAGGCCGGACGAggcttcttgatgacatgACAGAATGCCAATCGTGACAATATCGTGGGTTTTAAGGCTCACGGTTGTGGTGAGGGAAGGATTTCTCGTTTCAATGTAGGAATTGGAAGAGATTGTCCAAGTAAGTGGGGGATAGATAATTTTAGCACGTCATGATTTCACCTCGCCTTAATCAGTCTACGAATTTGAGATGACACAAATGGAGAACCGGTCAAACGACAAGGAATCATTGAAACACATATTGTCAACCTGTGGATATAATTTGACCCAGTTGGCGCCATCAACTTTTATCTCACTTTCATGGTCGCAATTTTTCTCACACCTTCGCCACACCAACAATACTTCATCACTCATGCGAAATCCACGccagcttgatgttctttcTCATTCAAGTCACCAAGAGGATAGTAGCAGTCCTAAGACGGCGGACGGCCAACCATTTGGCACCGGCCCGATGTATCATGCAGTCCCTTTTTGCCTAATGAACACCAAAGCAATGAACCGAGTCCTCAGAGTTCCTTGCCTTTCCCACGCAAAGCCTAACCTAGCAATGGAGATTGCatttatttcttcttctggctctgctcctgctccttgagcaccttcttgacgatcttctgctcctcaatGAGGAAAGCTCG
Coding sequences within:
- a CDS encoding alkaline phosphatase, with protein sequence MSSRSLVRPCSAQRAVCQALVQTPRPRSATTVFRATTSTVSPRSQASTSSRRLFHTLPSRRKDQQPPAQPPPTDFAELDVLGNTPAPSTSVDVCMYDGFGLNSGITVTGGNGVLLVDGEVFNWRPWEAKGSMNLVNNKGQFELPPKAFALFDLLWPRPDLLIIGVGPSIMPLAPETRRLISELGMRIEILDTRNAAAQFNLLATERGVSNVAAALIPIGWKDGVGAE